TGTGATAATGGGTATTACTCTACTTTCGATTGTTGGTATTGCGACAGCATCTCTCCTCGTTGACCTCATGTACCCGTTATTTGATCCGCGCGTACGCCTGAAGTAGAGGATCACAACTATGTTTATTACAATTCGGGATTTATTACGATTTAGCGTATCTTTTCGTATAGGGTCTATCCTTTTAAGCCTGACTGTCCTGCTGGTTGTGTTGTCATTTTTATCTCCTTATGAGCCTGATGATAGACGGGCTGTGGAGCGCAACGAACCACCGTCCGTTGAATACTTGTTTGGTACAACGTCACAGGGCCAGGATGTATTCTGGATGTTGACGTTTGGTGTGCGTAACTCGCTGATTATTGCCGGTATTGCTGTGGTGATCGGTCGTGGTATCGGCGTTGTGCTTGGCATGATCTCAGGCTATATAGGCGGAACAGTTGATCGTGTTTTATCAGCAATAGTTGATAGCTTTATCGTTATTCCACGCTTGCCCCTCCTGATCCTCGTGGCCTCCATATTGCGCGGTCAGATCACTATCTTTGCACTGGCACTCCTCATTGGTTTCCTTGACTGGGCATTTCCATCAAAGCGGTATCGTTCCCAGATTTTAACTTTGCGCGAACGCGATTTTACGCAAACGGCTGTTTTTTCCGGGATGAATACATGGAAAATTGTCATTCAGGAACATCTGCCTTTTATCATTCCATTTTTACTTGCAGATGTTGTCAGTGGTTTTCTCTTTGCGATTGGCGTTGAAGTAACGTTGTCTATCTTAGGTCTGGGTGATCTAGACACACAAACGATAGGCTCAATGATCTACTGGGGAAATTACTATCAGGCCCTGCTGACTCATAAGATATGGGTACTTGCTGCACCAATCATTGCTTCTGTGGTGGTTGTGGTGGGCTTTTATCTGGTCTCAATTGGTCTGGGTGAATACCTGGATCCCCGTAAACGTCTGGTTCGTTTGCAGGTCAAGGAATAGCTTATGTCTACGATAATCGAGGCGGATAATCTCAAAGCCTACTACATCACAAAAGCATATGGTGTTGAGCGCACCGTGAAAGCTGTTGATAACATTTCTTTGAAAATTAATGAAGGTGAAGTTTACGGCATTGCAGGTGAATCCGGGTGCGGTAAATCTACATTGCTCAAAGTGTTACTTGGCGAGTTTGAGCCACCTCTGACTGTTGTTGATGGTTCAGTCACTTATCA
The Phototrophicus methaneseepsis DNA segment above includes these coding regions:
- a CDS encoding ABC transporter permease — encoded protein: MFITIRDLLRFSVSFRIGSILLSLTVLLVVLSFLSPYEPDDRRAVERNEPPSVEYLFGTTSQGQDVFWMLTFGVRNSLIIAGIAVVIGRGIGVVLGMISGYIGGTVDRVLSAIVDSFIVIPRLPLLILVASILRGQITIFALALLIGFLDWAFPSKRYRSQILTLRERDFTQTAVFSGMNTWKIVIQEHLPFIIPFLLADVVSGFLFAIGVEVTLSILGLGDLDTQTIGSMIYWGNYYQALLTHKIWVLAAPIIASVVVVVGFYLVSIGLGEYLDPRKRLVRLQVKE